One window of the Chryseobacterium camelliae genome contains the following:
- a CDS encoding cbb3-type cytochrome oxidase subunit 3 — protein MIPQNFKDILSNTDNAGFYQTLALIFFMLFFVALVVYVFSRPKKYYREEEEAPLQDDEDELNSKN, from the coding sequence ATGATTCCTCAGAACTTTAAAGATATATTATCCAATACAGACAATGCTGGTTTTTACCAGACGCTGGCTCTGATTTTCTTTATGCTGTTCTTCGTAGCGCTGGTGGTCTATGTATTCAGCAGACCCAAGAAATACTACCGTGAAGAAGAAGAGGCCCCTCTGCAGGATGATGAGGATGAATTGAATTCAAAAAATTAA